TCTCAACCGTCAACACCAAAACATCCAAATCAAAATCACTCGATGCCGCCGCCAATTTAAGAAGATCACCCTCATCTACATTCTGCGAGCCTATCGGGTCAAGTACCGGAGCTATGTTCACATGATTTATAGTTATGTCTACGAGTTCGGTATCAGTCAAAACACCATCCGATACAATAAATCTTACTTGCTGCACCCCGCTCTGAGAATAATCGGGATCAAACTCAAATAAGCCGTGACCATTACCGCTGTCAAAGAACGCCGAATTAGCCGGCAAGTTCTCTGCAGTCAAAATCAAGGCATCAAGATCAAAATCAGACGAAGTAGTTACAAATTCAAGGTGCTGTCCTTCGTTAATATTCTGTGCGCCTATCGGATCGAGTACCGGCGGCAGGTTCACATGATCAACTGTAATATCAACCAACTCTGAATCGGCCAAAGAACCATCGCTAGTAATAACCCTTATTGAATAAATTCCTCTCTGCGTATAATCGGGATCGAACGTAAACAAGCCATGACCATTGCCAGAATCGAAAAATACGGCATTAGTCGGCAGGTTTTCAATCGTAAGCGTTAAAGCATCCAAATCAAAATCAGATGACGTTACCACTATTTCAAGATGCTGTCCTTCATCTACTGCCTGAGCGCCTATCGGATCAAGAACCGGCACGATATTAACATGATTGACTGTTGCATCGACAAGTTCAGTATCGGCTAATGCGCCATCGGATACAATAAACCGCACCTGATATATACCGCTCTGGGTATAATCAGGGTCAAACTCAAATAAGCCATGACCATTGCCGCTGTCAAAGAAAGCAGCGTTCGTTGGCAAGTTCTCAGCCGTTAATGTCAAAACATCAATATCAAAATCTGATGACGTTGCCACAAACTCAAGATGCTGTCCTTCATTAATATTCTGTGCGCCTATCGGATCAAGAACCGGCGCAACATTAACATGATTGACTGTTGCATCGACAAGTTCAGTATCGGCTAATGCGCCATCGGATACAATAAACCGCACCTGATATATACCGCTCTGGGTATAATCAGGGTCAAACTCAAATAAGCCATGACCATTGCCGCTGTCAAAGAAAGCAGCGTTCGTTGGCATATTCTCAGCCGTTAATATCAAAGCATCAAGGTCAAAATCAGATGATGTAACCACAAATTCAAGATGCTGATTTTCGTCTATATTTTGCGCGCCGATCGGGTCAAGAACCGGCGATACATTCACATCATTAACCGTTATATCCACCAGTTCGGTATCAGTTATCGCACCATCATCCACTATAAACCGAACCTGATATATATTGCTTTGGCTATAATCAGGGTCAAACTCGAATAAGCCATGACCATTGCCGCTATCATAAAAAGCTGCGTTAGATGGCAAATCCTCAGCTGTTAAGGTTAAAGCATCCAAATCAAAATCAGATGAAGTAACAATAAACTCAAGATGAGTGCCCTCGTTGACATTCTGCGCGCCTATAGCGTCAAGCACCGGCGCCAGGTTAATATCATTAACCGTGATATCCACCAGCTCCGTATCGGCCAGCACGCCGTCGGATACGATAAACCGCACCTGATGGACGCCGCCCTGAGTGTAATCGGGGTCAAACTCGAATAAGCCATGACCGTTGCCTGAATCATAAAACGCTGCATTAACCGGCAGGTTCTCTGCAGTTAGCGTCAACACATCCAAATCAAAATCACTCGAAGTTATCACAAACTCAAGATGACTGTTCTCATCAACATTCTGCGAACCGATAGCATCAAGAACCGGCGCCAGGTTAGTATGATCGACCGTTATATAAATATATCCGGTATCTGATAAAGAACCATCAGAAGCAATTACTGTTACAGTATAATCTCCCATCTGGTCATAATCAGGAATAAATTCAAACAAAGCATGGCCATTGCCGCTATCATAGAATGTAGAATTAGTGGGCAGATCTTGAGCGGTAATAAAAGGCGTTGTAGCATCAGGATCGGTTGCAGCAACTACCAGATCGAGCGTGCTGCCCTCGGCTACGGTTTGTGAATCAATTGCCGCTAGAATTGGAGCGACATTGGTAACTACCACATTAATATGAACATATTGACTATCGGCAAACTCGCCATCATCAGCGATAAATAAAACATCATAACCGCCAGCCTGGCCATAAACAGGGTTAAAATAGAACCCACCCGTACCATCGCTTGAATCATGAAATGAGGCATTGGTTGGAATGCCTTCGGCGGTCAATATTGGTATTGTCATATCAGCATCATTAGCTGTGATAAGTATTTGTAAAGCATCAGTTTCACCCACAACTTGCGGGGTTTGAATTGAATCTAATTCCGGGACTGCATTTATCGCATTGACGCTAACATCAACAAAAATAGTATCACTAAGATCTCCATCATTAGCAATGAATCTTACAATATAGCTTCCGGTTTGAGTATAATCAGGCGTAAACGAAAATAAACCAGTATTATTACTCGAATCGTAAAAAGCGGCATTCGACATTATGTTTTCCGCTGTAAGCGTAAGAGCTTCCAAGTCCGGATCGGAAGCATTGATAAGGAATCCAAGAGAATCGCCTTCGTCTACATTCTGGGCAGATACAGGCGTAATCTCCGGCCTTCTGTTAATATTATTGACATCAATTACAACATCTTGACTGTCGGCAAGCGCTCCATCAGAAGCCTCAAAAGTTATAGTATATGAACCGGCCTGAAAATAATCGGGAGTAAAACTAAACGTACCCACACCGTTGCCGCTATCATAAAAAGCGGCATTCGCAGGCATATTATATGCAGACATATTAGGTATAGTGCCATCAAAATCAGAGGCATCAATATTAAATTGCAGCAGTTGATTTTCATCGACTGACTGCGGCGTAGTAATGCCTGAAAGCACGGGCGCAAGGTTAACATGATTAACGGTTATATCTACTAATTCGGTATCAGCAAGCGCGCCGTCATTGACAATAAATCTTACCGAATATACACCGCTTTGAGTGTAATCGGGGTCGAATTCAAACAGGCCGTGCCCGTTACCGCTATCAAAGAAGGCGGCATTAGTAGGTATATTTTCAGCGATAAGAGTTAAGCTATTGCCGTCAAAATCGGAGGAGGTTGCTACAAACTCAAAATGTTGACCTTCATCGATATTCTGCACGCCTATAAGATCAAGAACCGGAGCGACATTAACATCAGCAACTGTAATATCAACATTATCAGAATCTGCCAAGTCTCCATCGCTGACGATAAACCTAATAAAATGAATTCCTGCCTGACTGTAATCCGGATCAAATTCAAGTAAACCATG
The window above is part of the Candidatus Zixiibacteriota bacterium genome. Proteins encoded here:
- a CDS encoding tandem-95 repeat protein; translated protein: TNAAFYDSGSGHGLFEFDPDYTQSGVYQVRFIVSDGALADTELVDITVNHVNIAPVLDPIGSYNIDENQHLEFVVTSSDFDLDLLSLTAENFPSGAAFFDSANGHGLFTFDPSYFQAGTYFVTFIVADGALADSEIVQIDVQNVNRRPSLDHVGSQFTDEGAHFELVITATDPDLEAITLTAENLPTNAAFFDSGNGHGLLEFDPDYSQAGIHFIRFIVSDGDLADSDNVDITVADVNVAPVLDLIGVQNIDEGQHFEFVATSSDFDGNSLTLIAENIPTNAAFFDSGNGHGLFEFDPDYTQSGVYSVRFIVNDGALADTELVDITVNHVNLAPVLSGITTPQSVDENQLLQFNIDASDFDGTIPNMSAYNMPANAAFYDSGNGVGTFSFTPDYFQAGSYTITFEASDGALADSQDVVIDVNNINRRPEITPVSAQNVDEGDSLGFLINASDPDLEALTLTAENIMSNAAFYDSSNNTGLFSFTPDYTQTGSYIVRFIANDGDLSDTIFVDVSVNAINAVPELDSIQTPQVVGETDALQILITANDADMTIPILTAEGIPTNASFHDSSDGTGGFYFNPVYGQAGGYDVLFIADDGEFADSQYVHINVVVTNVAPILAAIDSQTVAEGSTLDLVVAATDPDATTPFITAQDLPTNSTFYDSGNGHALFEFIPDYDQMGDYTVTVIASDGSLSDTGYIYITVDHTNLAPVLDAIGSQNVDENSHLEFVITSSDFDLDVLTLTAENLPVNAAFYDSGNGHGLFEFDPDYTQGGVHQVRFIVSDGVLADTELVDITVNDINLAPVLDAIGAQNVNEGTHLEFIVTSSDFDLDALTLTAEDLPSNAAFYDSGNGHGLFEFDPDYSQSNIYQVRFIVDDGAITDTELVDITVNDVNVSPVLDPIGAQNIDENQHLEFVVTSSDFDLDALILTAENMPTNAAFFDSGNGHGLFEFDPDYTQSGIYQVRFIVSDGALADTELVDATVNHVNVAPVLDPIGAQNINEGQHLEFVATSSDFDIDVLTLTAENLPTNAAFFDSGNGHGLFEFDPDYTQSGIYQVRFIVSDGALADTELVDATVNHVNIVPVLDPIGAQAVDEGQHLEIVVTSSDFDLDALTLTIENLPTNAVFFDSGNGHGLFTFDPDYTQRGIYSIRVITSDGSLADSELVDITVDHVNLPPVLDPIGAQNINEGQHLEFVTTSSDFDLDALILTAENLPANSAFFDSGNGHGLFEFDPDYSQSGVQQVRFIVSDGVLTDTELVDITINHVNIAPVLDPIGSQNVDEGDLLKLAAASSDFDLDVLVLTVE